GGGGACGAGCGTCCGGCTGTTCCTGCCGGCAGCTAGCCTGGCGGCGCCACAGCCCGGGGCCGCGTCAGCCGACGGCTCGCTCGAGCCCTCCGGCCTTCCGGGTGGCAGCGAAACGATTCTTGTCGTGGAGGACGATGCCCGCGTCCGCCGTGTCGCCGTCGCTCGGCTTGAGGACATGAACTACCGCGTGCTCCAGGCCGAGACCGCCGCCCAGGCGCTCGCGGTCCTCGTCGCACATCCCGAGATCGCCCTGCTGTTCACCGACATCGTCATGCCCGGCGGCATGTCGGGCGACGAGCTGGCCCGCGAGGCGCGCAGCCTGCGGCCTGGCCTCAAGATCATCATGACCTCCGGCTTTGCCGAACCCAGCGTCGCCGTGCGCGAACTCGCCGCCGAGGCGAGCTGGCTGAAGAAGCCCTACAGCGCGATGGAACTCGCGCTGCGCATCCGCGAGCTGCTCGACTAGGCGCCCGGCGGGCTGGTCGTCTTGCTGGCGAGCGCCTCATCGGAATCGGCCTGAGGCAGGCGCAGCAGGCTGTGCACGGCGATGCCTGCGTGATCCAGCAGGGCTCGACCCGGCATCCCCTCGAGCTCGAAGACGAAGATCGCGGTGTCGCAGCGGGCACCAAGGCGTCGCAGGAGCCGGATGCCGGCGAGAGCGGTCTGCCCGGTCATGAGACAATCATCCACGATGGCAACCGTGCTTTGGGCAATCCGTTGCGCGCGAGAGACCGCGACGCCGTCGCCGAGTTCATAGTTCTCCACGATCGTGCGGATGACTCCCGCCCTG
This portion of the Bosea sp. OAE506 genome encodes:
- a CDS encoding phosphoribosyltransferase family protein; the encoded protein is MERITSIDGVEGTPIPLRFRRWRNHPKPGIDFPDISPMATDATALRQVTDALGQLLPDETSVVAGIDIGGLGIAGALAYRGGLGLLDIRKVDAIRAGVIRTIVENYELGDGVAVSRAQRIAQSTVAIVDDCLMTGQTALAGIRLLRRLGARCDTAIFVFELEGMPGRALLDHAGIAVHSLLRLPQADSDEALASKTTSPPGA